In Campylobacter massiliensis, the DNA window AGCAAAAAGCGCCGACGAAAGCGGATAAAAAGGCCGCCTCTAGCGACGCAAAACCGCAGTCCATACCGCAAAGCAGCGATGCCGCGAGCGTGCAAAAGCTCTACGGCATAACCTTTGACGAGAAGCTAACGGTAAAAAGCGTCGACGCAAGCTCAGGTGCGGCGAAATTCGGCGTCAGAGTCGGCGATAAGCTGATACAAGTAGGGCAAAAAACGGTCTCAAGCCGCAAAGAAGCGCTAGGCCTGCTTGCTAAAGGCGGCGGTCAAAATTTGCTCTTTAGACGCAACGGCTTTGACTTTTTTTACAACGCGCGGTAGGTTCGGGCGGTAAATTTGACGCTTTTAGCGGGTAAACGAAGCGTCAAATTTAGCCTGCGCTCGGAGTTGATAAAATAAAACGGAGAATAGATGCAAGATCAAAAAAATTTAGCGATGAAATTAAAATCTACGGGTAACGGTAAAATTTACGTTCAAAACACGGGGAGAGGGTTAAATTTGAGCAAGTCGCGGGCGATATCTAAAGTGCAAAATTCGGCGCAAAGCCTGCGTGCGAGCTCGTCTCAAAATCAGCCTCAAATTTTAAACGCGGCCAAATCTAAAATAAACTCCGAAAACCTGGCTCAAAGCCCGAAAAATCGAGCAAATTTGGTCTCGCTAAACGCAGCCAAGAGCTCATCGTTTACTTCCGGCTCAAATTTACTGCAAACAGCACCGAGCGCCGCCGATCAGGACGCGCTTTTGGCCGAGTTTAAGGCATTTTTGAGCGCGCATTTGCCGAGCAGCCCTAGCTTTCATCCGTGCTTTGACGAGGCGCTTTCATACACGCTAAAATCGGGCGGCAAGCACTTTCGCGCTATGCTAGTCGCAGGCGTCGTAGCGGCAGTACGTCCCGAGCGCAAAGAGGCGGCGTTTCACGTCGCGCTAGCATTTGAGACGATGCACAGCTACTCGCTCATCCACGACGATCTGCCCGCGATGGACGACTCGGACCTGCGCCGCGGACAGCCTAGCCTGCACGTCAAATTTGACGAGGTAACGGCGATCCTGGCTGGCGACGCGCTAAACACCCACGCCTTTTATCAGATAGCAAGGGCTCCGCTAGACGCGGACGCGCGCATAAAATGCGTCGAGATCCTAAGCTGCAACGCCGGTATCTACGGTATGGCGCTAGGGCAGGCGGTGGATTGCTATTTCGAAAATCAAAAACTAGGGCTTGAAGAGCTAAAATTTCTGCATATCCACAAGACCGCGCGCCTCATCGCGGCGAGCTTGCAAGCAGGCTGCGTCGTGGCGGGGCTAGATGAGGCGGAGGCTGCGCGCATATACGACATCGGGCTTGATCTGGGGCTGGCGTTTCAGATCGCAGACGACATCATCGACGCGACGCAAAGCGCCGAAACGGCGGGCAAACCGACGCATAACGACGGCGCGAAAAACTCCTTTACCAACCTTCTTGGCGTTGATGGCGCAGTGCAGGCTAAAAACGAACTCATCGCAAAGATAGAGCGCGAGCTAGGCAGCGTGCATGCAGGCATCCGCGCTATCGTGACGGGTCTCATCGACAAGCATTTGCGGTAAATTCGGCTTAAATTTGCGTTTTGTTCGGTCAAATTTGAGCAGTTAAATTTGCCGTCAAATTTCGCAAATTTTATCCTTAACTACAAAACTCTATCCGCTCGGTATAAACAAACCATCCCGCAAACCGTGCCGATCCCGCCGCAAAATCGGCAAAATTCGGCGTCCTTTTTATGCTATAATCTTTTAAATTTATCAAAAGGAGAGATAATGAAAAAAATAGCCTTATCGCTTGCGCTTTTGTGTGCGGCGGCGTTTGCCAAAGAGTACGACTACATGCTAGCTAGCACCGCGCAAAAGACTTTTGAGGAGCCGACTTCTAGCTACGAGACTAAGCAAAACTACGATGCCAAGGCTCGCCGTCTAGAGCTAGTTAGCACCTCCGAGCTCGCAGACGGGCTAAAGGGCAAACACAAAGAGATCAGCTACTATAACAAAGACGGCAAGATGACGAAATATGAAGCCTTTAGCTATGATTTTACCGCGAAAAAATGGATCAAAGTGACCGAATACAAAGCCGATTATAAAAAAGGCGTCCTCATGCAGGAGTCTAGCTCGTTTATCCGCGGTATGCCGGAAAATGCCAGCAAAACTATCATAAAGTACCTAAAAAACGCTAGCGAGGAGATCAGATACGAGCTGGTAAAAGGCAAATGGCGAAAAACCGCGCTAACCAAAACCGTCGAGAACGCATACGGCGAGAACGAGCTCATCGTACTTAGCGTCTGGGACGGCAAAAGATGGCAGCCTAAATCAAAAACGCAGCTACTCTACGGCGCGGACGGACAGACGCGCGGCTATGAGAGTTGGGATTACGAAAACGGCGCATGGCAAAACCGCGAAAGAGGCACGGTTGCGGGCGACGTGAAGGGCAAATACGAGCAGGTAAGAAGCGTATTTGAAGGCGGCGCGTGGCGCTACGCCGAGATGTCCAAGCACGACTACGACGCTTCTAGCGGCAAAGACGTGACGATAAATCTCATCTGGAACGCCGAGCAAAACGCATGGGAAAACAACAGCAAAAACGTCTCGGTCGTAGAGGGCGCGGACTTTGAGACGGCGGCCTTTTTGTGGGATAAAGAGCGCAAAGAGTGGAAGCAGGAGTACTCCAACCGCAGCATCTACGACAAGAGCGGCGAGCGTCTGCTAACGCAGCGATACGACACGATGGACGGCAGCGAGAAGTTCGTCTACGGCTACAACGAGCGCGGCGATAACGTGAGCGTGGATGTTTACGAGCTAGCTAGCGACGAAAACGGCAAAAGATGGGTGCAAAATAAGCGCCTTGAGACGACCTTTGATCCGCACATACTGGCCGACGACGTCGGACACGGCGGCTC includes these proteins:
- a CDS encoding polyprenyl synthetase family protein, coding for MQTAPSAADQDALLAEFKAFLSAHLPSSPSFHPCFDEALSYTLKSGGKHFRAMLVAGVVAAVRPERKEAAFHVALAFETMHSYSLIHDDLPAMDDSDLRRGQPSLHVKFDEVTAILAGDALNTHAFYQIARAPLDADARIKCVEILSCNAGIYGMALGQAVDCYFENQKLGLEELKFLHIHKTARLIAASLQAGCVVAGLDEAEAARIYDIGLDLGLAFQIADDIIDATQSAETAGKPTHNDGAKNSFTNLLGVDGAVQAKNELIAKIERELGSVHAGIRAIVTGLIDKHLR